Genomic window (Bacillus vallismortis):
AAATATGGTTTCGAACGGTTTTCTCACTGATAAATAGCTCGCTTGCAATCTCCTTTGTTGTCTTATCTTGAACGAGCAATTCGAACACTTCTCTTTCTCTTTTCGTTAGCAGCGGCTTCGATTGAAATTCTTTCTCCTTCAAGTATTGTAACCCTCCTTGCTAAGGTGAGAGCGAATCAGAAACGAATGGGTTTTGATATAGTCAAGATATCTTATGTAAGAAGGGCACAGGAGGTGACGTTTACAAGAGAATTAGTTTATGGTGTATGGAGGAGCGTTTCTTTCTCCTCATCCGTCCAGCTGACAGTCTTGCCGCTTTCCTTTGAAACTTGGACCATCACAACTGCTCCGGTGAAGCAGGGCTCGCCTTCCCGATTTTCTCCGAGATAATGCAAGGTAAGGGATGAGCTGCCGACGGCGCTTGTTTTCACATAGATACGCAGCTCTTCATAAGGCATGACTTGGCGCAGATAATCGCATTGCTGGCTTGCCACGACCGTCATAGTCTGTTTGTTTTGATTCATCATATTCAGCTTTTTAAAATAAGAAATCCGCGCCTCCTCAAAGTATATAAAAGGCGTTACATTATTCATATGTCCAAACATGTCCGTCTCGGAAAATCGCACGGATACTTCATTAAAAAAAGAAAAGGACGTCTTCCATTGTTGAAACGGCATATCAATATAAGCGGGAAGCTTCATCTTTACTCATCTCCTTATTAAAAAAACCTCTCCCATGCGGAAGA
Coding sequences:
- a CDS encoding thioesterase family protein, with the protein product MKLPAYIDMPFQQWKTSFSFFNEVSVRFSETDMFGHMNNVTPFIYFEEARISYFKKLNMMNQNKQTMTVVASQQCDYLRQVMPYEELRIYVKTSAVGSSSLTLHYLGENREGEPCFTGAVVMVQVSKESGKTVSWTDEEKETLLHTP
- the gerE gene encoding spore germination transcription factor GerE, whose amino-acid sequence is MKEKEFQSKPLLTKREREVFELLVQDKTTKEIASELFISEKTVRNHISNAMQKLGVKGRSQAVVELLRMGELEL